A genomic stretch from Budorcas taxicolor isolate Tak-1 chromosome 15, Takin1.1, whole genome shotgun sequence includes:
- the EXPH5 gene encoding exophilin-5 produces MTKVPQGFDCSFLNDEEARKILQVLERNEELQRAEKERISKLQKTKRDIRWLQGVTGEWFEEIQRKKFCNETDVSQMLKQPLTHRLRKGMAENDPVELQTSRSKNILNQRNPKSVPSRLSFRSSFASLFSFRRSRKETSKLQSLGQTGCDGHTPSVSVKGTTLQAKIYSPPLESQPTDSATVPRPASMREGSTVPPWDGSLLEDEFFQVLDDLDSKLAQEQSPSSVNTRTPLNIGSRTQFSRFYSSGCKYNNITGRHKNCYNETSNMSIYDFLRPGTPREGFKTFSPRTRTIYNMYRTREPRILKEDCVQNNSFGSTSLCFDSRQRSASSATGYFKARSLYFPATTQNKTGFISPSHQQSPKRTPLSSIIWNRSDSSRDRQNQEEFLEAPSPMEIDPADQYMYPRCFQANSRYEFYHSQSVYQSVGLNAPIDNAMSPDPLENSENMPFYHEDSPFTRSFFSNTFGRSRGQRFEQNPFWSQQEEHSSSDFHQSRKPFTSSDRDFEMISTEVNSALAGHGHSVPSQHWGSFSSSYRTNISRNQQIPHPWQFDSQTSTLESMEVSQGNGNQSTHFSPANVCSITGASYHMKSGGLECSPMEIHVNKEPYSFGIAQTLASPFKSSFPHIPVDRGNPQSPNFQTPTVTLQKIKPASLPNRNYTEVTVTNNVSVDSPPLTESQANILVTEVNNEKDLKASVLEEDKKINKIDQTNMTGEIPQLVSQTVISNPLPDVQNPLSQDSDKSNRFVFNASTTISSKRLPGIISRRDTSKIHKANELKIGKGYTGTRKLDSATSLPFIQESRTTSLFLSPSQICHQELTVSNEDISSIIKKNHGSSEHTDNQYSQSPEKPARFDTKEEQCIMTYSTSCRKSDADHNLPHNSLDLSSGALPDSSPSNDSCLDAPVIPSTTMFWKCPSNKDSSLGEREDTDYKNQNSQFSLSHLENQKSNDNHTPVHNEEVNVVKCESHPLFRGGKGKGKIRERISYIEKLSKTESRSVPTSDNSSLTEGTQSNSKSPELDTIYCTLPRKSAKDNKEPESTVTPSLFRNEPVALQIKNDREDPVGKNTSKKFSPSYCESESKCSKVVSDSVSVALEATEGMTNMTNTGSTSVRKGPLPVLIKRAVSWPSEVLYASTGRDEREKCLVSNTEASPITLRPRERLINPLGSDSSVCECSLSKKHHQEEGLQEYTEKNGKISASKTGIFSHPNEHPLPFSSDMSGQESGKTLHKFKTTSMFSVSGDEDNVKCLEVVSIYYTLPRKHSKKFCDLLQKYTQDIDSLTESTKVGTKTSPSALEKDQLNCSVQDQSGTPLSKDTSAQETSHLCHITENMTVLQLPSVQSSESTLQEMASIEADVSLHKQEPKTGEISPCNLAKTPPSDSQSRKEKEKKLQSETVFTLPMLQGKKFTREKSENCPQFIKSDDSGFSNLPSHSEENIENSRIIRSSGEHTSSNTAITTISNTAITTTGSLQKDITGIVTEESSNGLQPREVRGEIRTDFPKNSEKPLSDSESQVFALTPALSKLQLDEETCSSEQDLDSSQSEPRELPERRQEVNTTESKAKDEMQKLAWNQCSLPEGSNKSKKILADLEKGKSGSSVKHRLVVMSKPSRKFPANDFYPRRHVATIFPQSGNSSGCSSLSLGTPECNPLSLEPTLKSTETTDESRLNNDGINVEKSENPLQLTAIPNREASTHLSNQKSSNISQLHRNEFENISESQPKCENSEDVTGAQILERESGALAQPTLISLREADFPDHQRKPKPPFQLEPVEKSTVCIPLTSCQQGQNSASSLECERQLHPYRSESLKSAYVHGDILRISHPPKVRERHFSESTSIDDVLSRLTLGNEFSNNSGYSRRFKSFSELPSCGENESWALNNSRTKMGPRSATAISRPIDYGIFGKEQQLAFLENVKRSLTQGRLWKPSFLKNPGFLKDDIINPANPTESSTPNSPSNQRPEDGLSLSVPLNIYEEDPVDSDCATDTTTDDEYYLDENDKESEL; encoded by the exons atacagtccACCTCTGGAAAGCCAACCCACTGACAGTGCAACTGTCCCCAGGCCAGCAAGCATGAGGGAGGGAAGTACTGTCCCTCCGTGGGATGGTTCACTGCTAGAGGATGAGTTCTTCCAAG TTTTAGATGATTTGGATAGCAAACTGGCTCAGGAACAATCTCCAAGCTCAGTGAATACCAGAACACCTCTCAACATTGGATCAAGAACACAGTTCAGTCGTTTTTACTCCAGTGGGTGCAAATACAATAATATCACAGGAAGGCACAAAAATTGCTATAATGAAACTTCTAATATGTCTATCTATGATTTCTTAAGACCAGGAACCCCTAGGGAAGGTTTTAAAACCTTTTCTCCTAGAACAAGGACAATCTACAATATGTATAGGACAAGGGAACCCAGAATCTTAAAAGAAGATTGTGTGCAAAACAATTCTTTTGGTAGTACTTCTCTGTGTTTTGACAGCAGGCAACGATCAGCTTCATCAGCTACAGGGTATTTCAAAGCAAGAAGCTTATATTTTCCAGCCACAACTCAGAATAAGACTGGGTTTATATCACCAAGCCACCAACAGAGCCCAAAGAGAACTCCTTTATCATCTATCATATGGAATAGATCAGATTCTTCTAGAGATAGGCAGAACCAGGAAGAGTTCCTGGAGGCACCATCACCAATGGAAATTGACCCTGCTGACCAGTATATGTATCCCAGGTGTTTCCAGGCGAATAGCAGATATGAATTTTACCATTCACAGAGTGTTTACCAAAGTGTTGGTTTAAATGCCCCCATAGATAATGCAATGAGTCCTGACCCACTTGAGAACTCAGAAAATATGCCATTCTACCATGAAGATAGCCCATTTACTAGGTCTTTCTTTAGCAATACCTTTGGACGGAGCAGGGGACAGAGATTTGAACAAAATCCTTTTTGGAGCCAACAGGAAGAACATTCTTCTTCTGACTTTCATCAAAGCAGGAAACCATTTACTTCTTCTGACAGAGACTTTGAAATGATCTCCACTGAAGTAAACAGTGCACTAGCTGGTCATGGCCATAGTGTTCCTTCTCAACACTGGGGGTCATTTTCTTCTAGTTATAGAACAAATATTTCCAGAAACCAACAGATACCACATCCCTGGCAGTTTGATTCTCAGACATCCACACTGGAGAGCATGGAGGTGTCACAAGGTAATGGGAACCAGTCTACTCATTTCAGCCCAGCAAATGTTTGTTCCATAACTGGTGCAAGCTATCACATGAAATCTGGTGGGTTAGAATGTTCTCCTATGGAAATACATGTAAACAAAGAACCGTACTCATTTGGAATTGCTCAAACTCTAGCATCCCCATTCAAAAGTTCCTTCCCTCACATTCCTGTTGACAGAGGGAATCCTCAGAGTCCTAACTTTCAGACTCCCACAGTCACTTTGCAGAAAATTAAGCCGGCCTCTCTTCCAAACAGAAACTATACAGAAGTCACTGTGACCAACAATGTTTCTGTTGATTCTCCACCTCTGACTGAAAGCCAAGCCAATATCTTGGTCACAGAAGTAAATAATGAGAAAGACTTGAAGGCATCTGTTttggaagaagacaaaaaaataaacaagatagaCCAGACAAACATGACAGGTGAAATACCCCAACTTGTTTCACAGACAGTAATTTCCAACCCTTTACCTGATGTTCAAAATCCCCTTTCCCAGGACTCAGACAAGAGCAACAGGTTTGTTTTTAATGCATCTACCACAATAAGTTCAAAAAGGTTGCCTGGAATCATTTCCAGGAGAGATACCTCCAAAATTCATAAAGCCAATGAACTAAAAATAGGTAAGGGTTATACTGGGACCAGAAAACTTGACTCAGCAACTTCCCTTCCTTTCATTCAGGAAAGCAGAACAACATCACTTTTTCTCAGCCCAAGTCAAATTTGTCACCAGGAATTAACAGTAAGTAATGAAGATATTTCAAGCATTATTAAAAAGAACCACGGGAGTTCTGAACATACTGATAATCAATACTCACAGTCTCCAGAAAAGCCTGCTCGTTTCGATACCAAGGAAGAACAATGTATCATGACTTATTCTACCAGCTGTCGCAAGTCTGATGCTGATCACAACCTGCCTCATAATTCTTTAGATCTGTCTTCAGGGGCACTACCAGATTCCTCACCGTCAAATGATTCTTGCCTTGATGCTCCAGTAATTCCTTCTACCACGATGTTCTGGAAATGTCCTTCAAACAAAGACTCATctctgggagaaagagaagacacTGATTACAAGAACCAAAATAGTCAATTTTCCCTAAGCCACTTAGAAAACCAAAAGAGTAATGATAATCACACACCTGTACATAATGAAGAGGTTAATGTTGTCAAATGTGAGTCACACCCTCTTTTCAGGGgtggaaagggaaaaggaaaaataagagaacGCATATCCTACATCGAAAAATTAAGCaaaacagaaagtagatcagtGCCTACAAGTGACAACAGCAGTCTTACTGAGGGAACTCAAAGCAATTCCAAGTCTCCTGAGCTTGATACAATTTATTGTACTTTACCAAGAAAATCAGCCAAGGATAACAAGGAGCCTGAAAGTACGGTAACGCCTTCTTTGTTCAGGAACGAGCCAGTTGCATTACAAATCAAAAATGATAGGGAAGATCCAGTAGGAAAGAACACATCCAAAAAATTCAGTCCCAGTTATTGTGAATCAGAGAGCAAATGTTCCAAAGTAGTTTCAGATTCAGTCTCAGTAGCACTTGAAGCCACAGAAGGGATGACAAATATGACAAACACTGGATCTACTTCTGTTAGAAAAGGGCCACTTCCAGTCCTCATCAAGAGGGCTGTGTCATGGCCTTCAGAAGTGCTTTATGCCTCAACTggaagagatgaaagagaaaaatgcttGGTTTCCAATACAGAGGCTTCTCCTATAACACTGAGGCCTAGGGAGAGACTCATTAACCCTCTGGGAAGTGACTCATCTGTTTGTGAGTGTTCTTTAAGCAAGAAACACCACCAGGAGGAAGGCTTACAAGAATATACTGAAAAGAATGGTAAAATTTCTGCCTCCAAGACAGGCATATTTTCCCATCCAAATGAACACCCTTTACCTTTTTCTTCAGATATGTCAGGACAAGAAAGTGGGAAAACTTTACATAAATTTAAGACTACGagtatgttttctgtttctggcGATGAAGATAATGTGAAATGTCTTGAAGTGGTTTCAATATATTATACTCTACCAAGGAAACACAGCAAAAAATTCTGTGACCTTCTTCAAAAGTATACACAGGACATCGATTCACTTACAGAATCAACTAAAGTGGGGACTAAAACATCTCCCAGTGCTTTAGAAAAAGACCAACTGAATTGTTCTGTGCAAGACCAGTCAGGAACACCTTTATCTAAAGATACCTCTGCTCAGGAGACCAGTCATCTTTGTCATATCACTGAAAATATGACTGTTTTACAATTACCAAGTGTTCAGTCCTCAGAATCTACATTACAGGAAATGGCTTCTATTGAAGCAGATGTTTCTCTTCATAAACAAGAACCTAAAACTGGAGAAATTTCCCCATGCAACTTAGCTAAAACACCTCCATCTGATTCAcaaagcaggaaagagaaagagaaaaaattgcaAAGTGAAACTGTGTTTACTTTACCAATgcttcagggaaaaaaatttaCAAGAGAGAAATCTGAAAATTGTCCACAATTCATTAAATCAGATGACAGTGGTTTTTCTAACCTCCCATCCCATTCAGAAGAGAATATTGAAAACTCCCGCATCATAAGAAGTTCTGGGGAGCATACAAGTAGTAATACAGCCATTACAACTATTAGTAATACAGCCATTACAACTACTGGAAGTCTTCAAAAAGATATCACAGGCATAGTTACAGAGGAGAGCTCCAATGGATTGCAGCCTAGGGAAGTTAGAGGGGAAATTAGAACAGATTTCCCAAAAAACTCTGAGAAACCACTTTCTGACTCAGAAAGCCAAGTCTTTGCTCTTACTCCAGCCTTGAGTAAACTACAACTTGATGAAGAGACTTGTTCAAGTGAACAAGATTTAGACAGTTCACAGTCTGAACCCAGAGAACTACCTGAAAGAAGACAGGAGGTAAATACGACAGAGAGCAAGGCTAAGGATGAAATGCAGAAGTTGGCGTGGAATCAATGCTCACTTCCTGAAGGaagtaataaaagtaaaaaaatcttGGCTGACCTAGAAAAAGGGAAAAGTGGATCTTCAGTTAAACACAGATTGGTAGTTATGTCCAAACCCAGCAGAAAATTTCCAGCTAACGATTTCTACCCTAGAAGACATGTAGCTACTATCTTTCCCCAAAGTGGGAACAGTTCTGGCTGTAGCAGTTTGTCCCTTGGCACACCAGAGTGCAACCCACTGTCCCTTGAGCCTACTTTAAAGTCCACAGAAACCACAGATGAAAGCAGGTTAAATAATGATGGAATAAATGTGGAGAAATCCGAGAACCCTCTCCAGCTTACTGCAATACCCAATAGAGAAGCTTCTACACACTTAAGTAATCAGAAGTCCAGCAACATTTCACAATTACATCGAAACGAGTTTGAAAATATCTCAGAATCACAACCAAAGTGTGAGAATTCTGAGGATGTAACAGGTGCTCAGATTTTGGAAAGAGAATCAGGAGCCCTGGCCCAACCCACATTGATCAGCCTCAGGGAAGCAGACTTCCCTGACCATCAGAGGAAGCCAAAACCCCCTTTTCAATTGGAGCCTGTAGAGAAATCTACGGTTTGCATCCCACTGACCAGTTGTCAGCAAGGACAAAACAGTGCTTCATCTCTGGAGTGTGAACGTCAGCTACACCCCTATCGTTCAGAGAGCTTAAAAAGTGCCTATGTACATGGTGATATACTACGAATAAGCCATCCTCCAAAAGTCAGAGAGCGCCATTTCTCTGAAAGCACTTCTATTGATGATGTCCTGAGTCGACTGACCCTTGGGAATGAATTCTCTAACAACAGCGGGTACAGTCGAAGATTTAAATCTTTTTCTGAACTTCCCTCCtgtggtgaaaatgaaagttgggCTTTGAACAACAGCAGGACAAAAATGGGTCCTAGGTCTGCAACAGCTATATCCAGGCCTATTGACTATGGGATTTTTGGGAAAGAACAACAGCTGGCTTTCTTGGAAAATGTAAAGAGGTCACTCACACAAGGGAGATTATGGAAACCAAGTTTTCTTAAGAACCCTGGcttcctgaaagatgatataATTAACCCTGCTAACCCAACAGAGTCATCGACCCCAAATTCTCCTAGTAACCAGAGGCCAGAGGATGGCTTATCTCTAAGTGTGCCACTTAATATCTATGAAGAGGACCCAGTAGACTCAGATTGTGCCACAGACACAACCACGGATGACGAATACTACTTGGATGAAAATGACAAAGAGTCAGAACTGTGA